The Dendropsophus ebraccatus isolate aDenEbr1 chromosome 10, aDenEbr1.pat, whole genome shotgun sequence genome has a segment encoding these proteins:
- the LOC138766425 gene encoding olfactomedin-4-like: protein MRRDARTKLGRVCSPIASTCLSGYIINVSKPFLVQMNYRGLFFNYGGWGRDSMAGADQNVLWVAPVNPGGRLFENLCIYKTYNDLLLYNPVVDKNLASVNYGQGGGMIMFNKTMYYNCYDSRNICKYNPQTNVMEVHVALPNASYNNQFSYSSSPYQDIDMASDEEGLWVIYSTPSYAGNIVISKLDPISLKVTQTWVTGQNKTAASNAFMACGVLYATRSLSTQKEEIFYMYYTKTKKEGSLKISMEKIKENVASLSYNPNDHKLYMYDAGFLVSYNVVFKPTQ, encoded by the coding sequence ATACATTATAAACGTCAGTAAACCATTTTTAGTGCAAATGAATTATCGGGGATTGTTCTTCAACTATGGAGGATGGGGAAGAGATTCAATGGCCGGAGCTGATCAGAATGTACTGTGGGTGGCTCCAGTCAATCCAGGTGGAagattatttgaaaatttatgtATCTACAAGACATACAAtgatctcctgctctataaccctGTTGTGGACAAAAACCTTGCAAGTGTAAATTATGGACAAGGGGGTGGAATGATTATGTTTAATAAGACAATGTACTATAATTGCTACGATAGTAGGAACATATGCAAATACAATCCCCAGACAAATGTAATGGAAGTCCATGTTGCTCTCCCTAATGCTTCTTACAACAACCAGTTTTCCTATTCATCCTCACCTTACCAAGACATTGATATGGCCAGTGATGAAGAAGGGCTGTGGGTCATTTATTCAACTCCATCATATGCTGGAAACATTGTCATCAGTAAACTAGATCCCATATCACTCAAGGTAACACAGACCTGGGTCACAGGCCAGAACAAAACAGCAGCCAGCAATGCATTCATGGCGTGTGGTGTCTTGTATGCTACTAGAAGCCTCAGTACTCAAAAAGAAGAGATATTCTACATGTATTACACAAAAACTAAGAAAGAAGGGTCGCTGAAAATTTCCATGGAAAAAATAAAGGAGAATGTGGCAAGTCTGTCTTATAATCCTAATGATCATAAGCTCTACATGTACGACGCTGGCTTCTTAGTCAGTTACAACGTCGTCTTTAAGCCTACCCAGTAA